In Candidatus Electrothrix scaldis, the genomic window CAGATGTAGGAACAATATTCCAGGTGATTCTCATCACGCGAACCAGCACACTGAACAAATGCGATAGACTCAATCTCTTTGTCATCACCAGGACGCAGGATCTTTCCACCGGTCGGTCCATTGGGTGCAGCCATGCGCTCCATCATCATATTGCTGATAATGGCAGGCGAAGACTCAGGCTTCAGGTTCTCAAGTTTGCTCCGATCATACGGATTCCAACCTGTTGCCCAGACGATAGAACTTACATTTAATGTAAAGGTTTCGGCAGCCATCTCGGTATCAATGGCATTGTACTTACAAGCACCTTTAATAGCCTCTAGACTATCAGCAGAACAGGCATCTTTTTCCAACACATAACGTCGAGGGAAAGCCATCTCATGGGGCAGGTAAATCGCCTTGCTTTTGTTCATGCCCAGGTTAAAGGCATTATCAATCTCGTCGGTGCAGGCAGCAGCACAATCACCGCAGGCTGTGCAGTTGGAGTTGACATAGCGAGGTGCCGTCTCCAGCGTCACCTCGTAGTTGCCCGGCCCGCCGGAAACCGACTTGACCGTGGTCATGGTGTAGGGACGAATTTTTCGGTTGTTCTTGACGCGCTTGAAGTTGATCTCCAAACCGCAGGTGGGGGGACAAAGTTTCGGGAAATACTGATTCAGCTGGGCCACACGACCGCCGAAGTACGGATTTTTTTCGATAATATAGACATCATTACCCACTTCCGCAGCTTCCAGCGCAGCGGTCAAACCGCTGATACCGCCGCCGACAACCAGTACCGCACCAGTTTTTGAAGCATCACTCATGCCAAACCTCCATAAAAACTGCTGGTATTGATAAATTGGTTATTTCTGGTTCATCTGTGCCGCACAGTAAAAATTATGCGGCACAAATCAAACAAAATTTTTTCAACTCTGTTTACTGCTGCTTTCATGTATAACAGCAGCACTGACTTTAATTTTATAGATAGAAAAATTTGCTACAAGAGAAGCATCTGAATTATTGGTGTAATTGAATTACGTTGTTCATTAGAAGCTCCAGCTACATTTCCCCCTACAATATCAATAAAACTGTAGGAAACATCACTCTCTTGATCATTCAAAACATTACCTACTGTTTCAACTCCCGTTGTATCTGCTGACGAGTTTTCGTATCCTGATACCATATAATAACTATTAATGGTAAAAGTATCTTGCGAATCAAATTGGTTAAATTCATCCCAGCTTTTCAGAGCAGTCATAACAATGCTCTTTGTATCATAATCAATATAAACTTCTACCGGGTGACCAAATGACCATGAATAATCTCCATTATATATCCATGTATTTGCTTGAGTATGTGATAAAATTGTCCCTTCTTCTGGGCTTGCTTCAGGAAACTTAAAATGTTTTAGCGCAATAGACAGGTCGTATACCTGATCGGAATTTGTGTCTATTTTCACTTCCCAACTATATTCTAACGCATTATCAGGTGTAGTTACTTTATTAAAAGTTAATACATCAGAAACACTTTTCAGTGATAACGTAACAATAATTTCATTCTCTGTAGTTGCCAGCTGTTCATTTATTAGAGTTGATTCAGAAAAAGATTCAACTTTGAAAGGCATATCATTATAACTTGTAACAGTATTATCACTGCACCCTGTAGCATATATGTTATTTTGTACAGCAAAACTTGTTCCATTAACCCATGTAAAACATGCTGCCCAAATAAGCATATAAGTTGCTTTCACTTTTTCTCCTTTACAGTAAGCTGCAACCTAGATCATAAGTACCCGAGCAAAATTATTTTAACAAAAACAATTCGGCTGATTCTCCTATTTACGGGCAGATCGGCGATTTAAAATGTTAAATTATTTTCGCTTACCTACTTAATATAAAAATCTCCAGACCTCGCACACGGGGCCTGGAGATTCTCACTGACGGTGACGGTTAAACGCACACAAAACTGTACGAGTTTAACCGGGCAGAAGAAAAATCCTCTGCCCGTCATATTACCGCCCCTGAATCCTTAGATCCACGGATCGGTCTCTACGATGTTGATACACTCAACTTTCTCACACTTCCACTCCTGGGTCTTCGGATCGAAGGTGGAGTTAACGAAAGCCTTCCAGTTCTCGTCATCACAGGTCGGGAAGTCAGAGCGATAGTAGAAGCCCGGGTAGCGGGACTCTTTACGGAACTCGATGTGACGAATGTGGGTCTCAACACACCAGATACGGTGGTAGTTTTCCCAAGCGCGCATCAGCTCATGCAGGTCGCCAGCAGCCATCTTCTCAGCATCTTCACGCAGCATACGGAGGAGATCCAAACAGATGTTCAGAAGCTTACCAGAGGTCATGTAGTAGGTTGCAACACCACCACCGTACT contains:
- a CDS encoding FAD-dependent oxidoreductase, with amino-acid sequence MSDASKTGAVLVVGGGISGLTAALEAAEVGNDVYIIEKNPYFGGRVAQLNQYFPKLCPPTCGLEINFKRVKNNRKIRPYTMTTVKSVSGGPGNYEVTLETAPRYVNSNCTACGDCAAACTDEIDNAFNLGMNKSKAIYLPHEMAFPRRYVLEKDACSADSLEAIKGACKYNAIDTEMAAETFTLNVSSIVWATGWNPYDRSKLENLKPESSPAIISNMMMERMAAPNGPTGGKILRPGDDKEIESIAFVQCAGSRDENHLEYCSYICCMATFKQMTYVRERYPDAKIYVFYIDLRTPGKYEHFREQLRTYENAEFIKGKVADIVAEADGGVTVVAEDAVGGGKVQQKVDMCVLATGMQPALGEQGQALGLKMDGNGFVVSEPEKGMIAAGCAKSASDVYTSTQSATAAALKAIQNAQ